Proteins encoded by one window of Macrobrachium rosenbergii isolate ZJJX-2024 chromosome 57, ASM4041242v1, whole genome shotgun sequence:
- the LOC136836897 gene encoding uncharacterized protein produces MHSRGKALLSMALNKLQDEKKEALPSNESTSAVGHIREPLKNKEIDCGVQECEGNDYIQSSSSTSSSSSSSSSSSSSSSMSSDNELDSDDSVADKHYIPDYEEDTDSADDDQPSENITVGAEVEVATVMNESPNVGAEVAAVLDENPNAIGEIGIHENVPILVSPSKKGLKRKACPENWRRNVQKRLRNQGKAYEMKSRFNKEREERKMKPACDEKCRLKCSNKFTEEERNWIFTSYWNLSDITKQREFIRNSIQEVQTRYRYIRVGGTRQQRRLNNAFYLLRNCNRIRVCKVFFKNTLDINDRPIRTVLEKKDKVADVVMEEDRRGKHGNHCTVDERIREKITSHIQSIPKVESHYTRANTTRTFIDGSKSIAEIHRDYVANCKEEGLPFGNYTLFHRIFTKEHNISFFTPKKDQCDTCTSYHNAEEMEKELLKESYESHQNEKELSRKEKAIDKAFQTAPVLQRKTRDTTQEES; encoded by the exons atgcaTAGCAGAGGTAAGGCATTGTTATCAATGGCATTAAACAAACtgcaagatgaaaagaaagaagctCTTCCATCTAACGAAAGTACCTCAGCAGTAG GCCACATCCGTGAACCTTTGAAGAACAAGGAAATTGATTGTGGCGTTCAAGAGTGTGAAGGTAACGATTACATACAATCTTCATCCTCTACATCATCCTCGTCaagttcttcatcttcatcatcaagtAGCTCTTCTATGTCTTCTGACAACGAACTAGATTCGGATGATTCTGTAGCAGATAAGCATTATATTCCAGACTATGAAGAAGATACAGACAGTGCTGATGATGACCAGCCCTCTGAAAATATTACCGTTGGTGCAGAAGTTGAAGTAGCAACAGTCATGAATGAGTCTCCAAACGTTGGTGCAGAAGTTGCTGCAGTCCTGGACGAGAATCCAAACGCAATTGGAGAGATCGGTATTCACGAAAATGTGCCGATATTGGTTAGTCCATCCAAAAAAGGATTAAAGAGAAAGGCGTGTCCTGAGAATTGGAGAAGGAATGTGCAAAAGCGACTACGCAATCAAGGGAAAGCTTATGAAATGAAGTCAAGGTTTAATAAGGAGCGAGAAGAACGGAAAATGAAACCGGCGTGTGATGAAAAGTGCCGACTGAAATGTTCCAATAAATTTacggaagaagagagaaattggaTTTTCACTTCATACTGGAATCTAAGTGATATAACAAAGCAGCGTGAATTTATTCGAAATTCTATTCAGGAAGTTCAAACAAGGTACAGATACATCAGAGTGGGTGGTACCAGACAACAAAGAAGACTCAATAATGCATTCTATCTACTTAGAAATTGTAATAGAATTAGGGTGTGCAAGGTTTTTTTTAAGAACACTCTTGACATAAACGATCGACCCATACGTAcagttttggaaaaaaaggaCAAGGTAGCTGATGTAGTCATGGAAGAAGATCGAAGAGGAAAGCATGGCAATCATTGTACTGTCGATGAGCGGATCAGAGAGAAGATAACCAGCCATATTCAATCAATTCCTAAGGTAGAAAGTCATTATACCCGAGCAAATACAACAAGGACCTTCATTGATGGAAGCAAATCGATTGCTGAAATTCACAGAGACTATGTTGCCAATTGCAAAGAAGAAGGTCTACCTTTTGGAAATTACACTCTCTTTCATCGCATTTTCACAAAAGAGCATAACATATCGTTCTTTACACCAAAAAAGGATCAGTGTGATACCTGCACATCCTATCATAATGctgaagagatggagaaagaacTGCTAAAGGAAAGCTATGAGAGTCATCAAAATGAGAAGGAACTATCAAGGAAGGAAAAGGCTATCGATAAAGCATTTCAGACTGCTCCCGTGCTTCAAAGAAAAACCAGGGATACCACACAAGAAGAAAGTTGA